The following coding sequences lie in one Mucilaginibacter sp. KACC 22773 genomic window:
- a CDS encoding RagB/SusD family nutrient uptake outer membrane protein: MKRIKNIHIAAVLILVILAGCKKYEQFPVDKVGIQYVFDPKDSLGSSAQEFLYGIYPVMKSGHNRVGGDYLDAASDDAMSSASGPTNQVTILGTAAYNSYTIPADENLWAYYYAGIRKANIFVNNIGVVPVMAKYKGYSQKYVWKSEARFLRALFYFELVKRYGGVPLLGDKVFTISDNVSLPRNSFADCIKYITSECDAIKDTLLTAPVDNPNADAHRVTKGAALALKARVLLYAASPLFNGGNIDAANPLTGYTDNSLARWAAASAAAKDVMNLGAYSLPNDFKGVFLNQNNSEMILIRQTGSDNGIETANAPIGFPGAAAKGQTSPSQQLVDAFPMSNGLAITDPASGYDSNNPYANRDPRLTYTVFYNGARWLNSDLQLYEGGQSKPNTSLQQTKTGYYMRKFMGNEENANSFQGHNADWLVIRYADVILGHAEAENEVNGATSDVYNDMISIRKRAGIAAGGNGLYGLKAGMTKDEMRDAIHNERRIEFAFEESRYWDIRRWKTANVVMNQPLQGMSINKIGSSLTYNIVTALDTKFNQPAMYLYPIPYDEVLKNPNMKQNPGW, from the coding sequence ATGAAGAGAATTAAAAATATACACATAGCGGCCGTACTCATTTTGGTAATACTGGCAGGCTGTAAAAAATATGAGCAATTTCCGGTTGATAAGGTAGGCATTCAATATGTGTTTGATCCTAAGGATTCCTTAGGCAGCAGCGCGCAGGAATTTTTGTATGGCATTTACCCGGTGATGAAAAGCGGTCATAACCGTGTAGGCGGCGATTACCTGGATGCCGCATCTGACGATGCTATGTCATCAGCATCGGGGCCAACAAACCAGGTAACCATTTTGGGTACAGCCGCATACAACTCCTACACCATTCCTGCCGATGAAAACCTTTGGGCCTACTATTATGCAGGCATCCGCAAGGCCAATATTTTTGTGAATAACATTGGCGTAGTGCCGGTGATGGCTAAATACAAAGGCTACTCGCAAAAGTATGTTTGGAAAAGCGAGGCCCGTTTTTTAAGGGCACTGTTTTACTTTGAACTGGTAAAACGCTATGGCGGTGTGCCATTGCTTGGCGATAAAGTATTTACCATAAGCGATAACGTATCGTTACCACGCAACTCATTTGCCGATTGCATTAAATACATTACAAGCGAGTGTGATGCCATTAAAGATACATTACTAACCGCCCCGGTTGATAACCCGAATGCAGATGCGCACAGGGTAACCAAGGGCGCGGCGCTGGCTTTAAAAGCAAGGGTGTTGTTATATGCCGCAAGCCCGTTGTTTAATGGCGGTAATATTGATGCGGCAAACCCGCTTACGGGTTATACCGATAATAGCCTGGCCCGCTGGGCAGCGGCATCGGCGGCGGCAAAGGATGTGATGAACCTGGGCGCATACTCGTTACCGAACGATTTTAAGGGTGTGTTTTTGAACCAGAATAACAGCGAAATGATCCTGATAAGGCAAACGGGTTCTGATAACGGGATTGAAACTGCCAACGCACCGATAGGTTTCCCGGGCGCGGCTGCCAAAGGCCAAACCAGCCCAAGCCAGCAACTGGTAGATGCTTTCCCGATGAGTAACGGCCTGGCTATTACCGACCCGGCATCTGGCTACGACAGCAATAACCCGTACGCTAACCGCGATCCGCGCCTTACTTATACGGTGTTTTATAATGGAGCCCGCTGGCTTAACAGCGACCTGCAACTTTATGAGGGCGGCCAAAGCAAGCCAAACACCAGCCTGCAGCAAACTAAAACCGGGTACTACATGCGCAAATTTATGGGTAACGAAGAAAATGCGAACAGTTTCCAGGGCCACAACGCCGATTGGCTGGTGATACGCTATGCCGATGTGATATTAGGGCATGCCGAGGCTGAAAACGAAGTGAACGGCGCTACCAGCGATGTTTATAACGACATGATCAGTATTCGCAAGCGGGCAGGCATAGCAGCAGGTGGCAATGGCTTATACGGCTTAAAGGCAGGTATGACCAAAGATGAGATGCGCGATGCTATCCACAACGAACGCCGGATAGAATTTGCCTTTGAAGAGAGCCGCTATTGGGATATCCGCCGCTGGAAAACCGCCAATGTGGTCATGAACCAGCCATTGCAGGGTATGTCTATCAATAAAATAGGATCGAGCTTAACCTACAATATAGTTACAGCGCTGGATACCAAATTTAACCAGCCGGCTATGTACCTGTACCCTATACCCTACGATGAAGTGTTAAAGAACCCGAATATGAAACAAAATCCCGGATGGTAA
- a CDS encoding RagB/SusD family nutrient uptake outer membrane protein, giving the protein MKKIYFKVLTFSMFGLALWGMSSCKKDGFLGQTTTSNLTQSTVFADSANTVAFLSNIYSNVGFSFNPGRFLYGPILSPTTNGGLDAASDEAEVYTSAGSTALAFESGTINAAVVTDDAYKNSYTNIRAVNQLLANLPKSPINNFTKTQMRAEAHFLRAWYYAILLKHYGGVHIVNDKIYNYTDAIPAKRNTYAETVNYILADCDTAALELPTVQSGLNYGRASKGACLALKSRVLLYAASPLFNGQSIGDGATKELVGYASYDKERWKLAEDAAIAVIGTGAYKLNVDNATAAGYGFQHLFTLPFNTEYIFELMRGNNADFESLWQPPSRTGKNGALPLQGLVDAFPMNTGKAITDPTSGYDPQNPYANRDPRLDYTVIRDQTLIQNRLSSGKSPINIFTGTYNGQSTGPDAVNVGTRTGYYTNKMLDPDAVSQDFTHPTKRCWPLIRYAEILLNYAEAANEYEGPTTQVYQAVEAIRQRAGLNPYQLPTGLSQADMRKAIQNERRIELAFEEHRFWDVRRWKIADQTDNLQTYGMEVDRNNASVTYKTFPVRKRNFRTAMYLWPFPQTEVAKSPEMLQNPGY; this is encoded by the coding sequence ATGAAAAAAATTTACTTCAAGGTTCTTACTTTTTCGATGTTCGGGCTTGCGCTTTGGGGCATGTCATCCTGTAAAAAGGATGGTTTCCTGGGGCAAACCACTACATCAAACTTAACCCAAAGCACGGTGTTTGCCGATAGCGCCAATACGGTGGCGTTTTTGTCAAATATCTACAGTAATGTAGGGTTCAGCTTTAACCCCGGCCGCTTTTTATACGGGCCTATTTTATCGCCCACAACCAACGGCGGGCTTGATGCTGCTTCGGACGAAGCGGAGGTTTACACATCAGCCGGTTCTACCGCTTTAGCTTTTGAATCAGGTACTATCAATGCGGCTGTAGTTACCGATGATGCTTATAAAAACAGCTACACTAACATCCGCGCGGTAAACCAGCTGCTGGCCAATTTGCCAAAGTCGCCTATAAATAATTTTACCAAAACCCAGATGCGTGCCGAGGCCCATTTTTTAAGGGCCTGGTACTACGCTATATTATTAAAACACTACGGCGGGGTGCATATAGTTAACGATAAGATTTATAACTATACAGATGCCATTCCCGCAAAACGGAATACCTACGCCGAAACGGTAAACTATATTTTGGCCGATTGCGATACAGCCGCGCTGGAGTTGCCAACCGTTCAAAGCGGCTTAAACTATGGCCGCGCTTCAAAGGGGGCTTGCCTGGCCTTAAAATCAAGGGTTTTGCTGTATGCTGCAAGCCCGTTATTTAATGGGCAATCGATAGGTGATGGCGCTACAAAAGAGCTGGTAGGCTATGCCTCTTACGATAAAGAACGCTGGAAACTGGCCGAAGATGCCGCAATTGCTGTAATTGGCACAGGAGCCTATAAACTCAATGTGGATAACGCTACTGCAGCAGGCTATGGCTTTCAGCACCTGTTTACCTTGCCCTTTAATACCGAATACATTTTTGAGCTGATGCGCGGCAATAATGCCGATTTTGAAAGCCTGTGGCAGCCACCATCACGTACGGGCAAAAATGGAGCCCTGCCTTTGCAGGGTTTGGTTGATGCATTCCCGATGAACACAGGCAAAGCCATCACCGACCCAACTTCCGGCTACGATCCGCAAAACCCTTATGCCAACCGCGATCCGCGTTTAGATTATACGGTTATCCGCGATCAAACGCTTATCCAAAACAGGCTGTCGTCGGGCAAATCGCCTATTAATATTTTTACCGGTACGTATAACGGTCAATCAACCGGTCCCGATGCGGTAAATGTGGGCACCCGTACAGGCTATTACACCAACAAAATGCTCGATCCGGATGCTGTATCGCAGGATTTTACACATCCAACCAAAAGATGCTGGCCATTAATACGTTATGCCGAAATTTTGCTTAACTACGCCGAGGCTGCCAACGAATATGAAGGCCCAACCACACAGGTTTACCAGGCTGTTGAGGCTATCCGCCAGCGCGCAGGGTTAAACCCGTACCAGTTGCCAACCGGGTTAAGCCAGGCCGATATGCGTAAAGCCATTCAGAACGAACGCCGTATTGAGCTGGCGTTTGAGGAGCACCGCTTTTGGGATGTGCGCCGCTGGAAAATAGCCGACCAGACCGACAACCTCCAAACCTACGGTATGGAGGTTGACCGCAATAATGCATCGGTTACTTATAAAACGTTCCCGGTGCGCAAGCGCAACTTCCGCACGGCTATGTACCTGTGGCCTTTCCCGCAAACGGAGGTGGCTAAATCGCCTGAGATGTTACAAAATCCGGGGTATTGA
- a CDS encoding DUF4961 domain-containing protein: protein MRSYLHIKGKGLWKFCALTALAIVLACCGEVITSVDQPATATAGSTMTVTVHLSIPTAADGGPDYLVFGFLVPKGWKAAQNTVVTYSGAQGSGNMTLIPEGTLGKNGNGLTWTAYMKKTFQIGGNLIDDMEWVAYQSDKAYSHTGGVEFKGDITIKTKVAADNNNYLVKLGYTITDTGHGFTSDQFGTYYSEVVTPCFEVTGGTGDLIDFCNPQLTTVNPPKSLDNDIITLTFDGTVVSTPLSNAAETYLCATAYTSDGKTISVCEQTDKTKMIQAVPNSKKYQLTFWPKSFFNTTAAQTITKIEYFITDKTGTAKVGYGNTLAPFVYTFKCS from the coding sequence ATGAGATCATATTTACATATAAAAGGTAAAGGTTTATGGAAGTTTTGCGCCTTAACTGCCCTGGCTATTGTACTGGCCTGCTGTGGCGAGGTGATAACCAGCGTTGACCAGCCTGCAACTGCAACAGCGGGGTCTACAATGACCGTAACTGTACACCTATCTATACCAACGGCGGCAGATGGCGGGCCCGACTACCTGGTGTTTGGCTTTTTGGTACCCAAGGGATGGAAAGCGGCCCAAAATACCGTTGTAACATACTCCGGCGCGCAGGGCAGCGGTAACATGACACTGATACCCGAAGGAACCTTAGGCAAAAACGGAAACGGTTTAACCTGGACAGCCTACATGAAAAAGACTTTCCAGATTGGCGGTAACCTTATTGACGATATGGAATGGGTGGCTTATCAGTCAGATAAAGCATATTCACACACCGGCGGGGTTGAATTTAAGGGAGATATCACCATTAAAACAAAGGTTGCTGCCGATAATAACAACTACCTGGTAAAATTAGGCTACACCATTACCGATACCGGCCACGGCTTTACCAGCGATCAGTTTGGTACCTATTACAGCGAAGTAGTAACACCCTGCTTTGAAGTTACCGGCGGCACCGGCGACCTGATTGATTTTTGTAATCCGCAGCTAACCACAGTTAACCCGCCAAAATCGTTAGATAACGACATCATTACGCTAACCTTTGATGGTACTGTTGTTAGCACGCCGCTAAGCAACGCTGCCGAAACTTACCTGTGCGCTACCGCCTATACCAGCGATGGTAAAACCATCAGCGTTTGCGAGCAAACAGATAAAACCAAAATGATACAAGCGGTGCCAAACAGTAAAAAGTACCAGCTAACGTTTTGGCCCAAGTCGTTTTTTAATACAACGGCCGCGCAAACTATCACGAAAATAGAGTACTTCATTACCGATAAAACAGGCACTGCAAAGGTTGGCTATGGTAACACACTGGCGCCGTTTGTTTACACTTTTAAGTGCTCGTAA
- a CDS encoding SusC/RagA family TonB-linked outer membrane protein — translation MAYCYLKKCFTGFVILMLMLVKTGYAAMQDTTGRGSTHPGWVSGVVLDEYANPLNGVKVMIKGKTDASFTDKDGRFEINAATGDKLVFTMVNYYTSEVKISSKSPFTIKLLDTYLKAPETINVLYGTKKAAANLGSVAAIYTNQLTTTPASLYTHALPGQLPGLYTQQYSGFASPQTSTQTVADFIGNVVQHNNYSANDNTEIGLSLRGQTPITIIDGVQREISSIDPESIESVSVLKDALSNILLGINSSRGALLITTKHGQAGAPRISFTAEAGSQHPLDLPKPLPAYQYAYLYNEALQNDGKPTIYSADDFNAYRNHTDPAHHPDVNWFNTLLRNSSPISSYKLNVNGGSSVAQYSVSLNYMDQQGMFKTSPAATYNTNNELSRYIINSDLSVNVTKKFTVDLQLFGRIQQATQPGTGYSGILNTLYNTPNNAYPVYNPNGSFGGTTLFTNNLLSQSQFSGYQRTNSNDVMANLDLNYDLSSVTKGLSVKLKGNLAFESQGLVNRSLQNNTYLLNKDSSYSAVGTPISQSNGFATVSSARYSFAQAALNYERQFGKGTVSGMLLYDTRSVVLNYDLSGVTTNRAAKLGYNYDGKYFIEASANSSGYNRYPPGNQYGMFYAVGLGWQMGQERFIKDISWISSWKWRATYGKTGNANVDNFGYYNFLQTYGTSIGYPYTLGTARSVIQSYNENTLANPYIRWENAKKLDIGTDISLFKDHFKITADYFHDRYYDLLQTRGNSIALLGTTYSAENIGVKLYKGTELTLTYQDHAGNLNYFLTANATRQTSTNVFSDEEPAPYPWLRHTGLSNDVIFGYTALGFFKNAQDAATSATTVGYTPQAGDVKYKDLNGDHVINQFDQSAIANTKPLIYYGLSFGVNYKGFSVSVIMQGVTNHQIIYNNNLVNGFAGLGQFGNIYQGQGYDALTGRWTPETADIATLPRLSSTGNVNNGLLSTLYIRSANYMRLKNAEVGYSLPLEWARKLRLSGIRVFANGENLYTFYGYKGVDPEVYGLAYPIQRVFNAGINIKL, via the coding sequence ATGGCTTATTGCTACTTAAAGAAATGCTTTACAGGTTTCGTCATATTGATGCTTATGCTGGTAAAAACCGGGTACGCAGCTATGCAGGATACCACAGGCAGGGGTAGTACCCATCCTGGTTGGGTAAGCGGGGTTGTACTTGATGAATATGCCAACCCATTAAACGGGGTTAAGGTAATGATAAAAGGTAAAACCGATGCCAGCTTTACTGATAAAGACGGTCGCTTCGAGATTAATGCTGCCACCGGCGATAAGCTGGTATTTACGATGGTTAACTATTACACCAGCGAGGTAAAAATCAGCAGTAAAAGCCCTTTCACCATAAAATTGCTTGATACCTATTTGAAAGCGCCCGAAACGATAAATGTGTTATACGGCACTAAAAAGGCAGCTGCAAACCTGGGATCGGTTGCTGCCATTTATACCAACCAGCTTACAACCACACCGGCATCGTTGTATACTCATGCATTGCCGGGGCAGCTGCCGGGCTTGTATACGCAGCAGTACAGTGGCTTTGCCAGCCCGCAAACCAGCACCCAAACCGTGGCCGATTTTATTGGCAACGTGGTGCAGCACAACAACTACTCGGCAAATGATAATACCGAAATAGGTTTATCGCTGCGCGGACAAACGCCAATAACCATCATTGACGGGGTACAGCGCGAAATCTCTTCTATCGATCCGGAAAGTATCGAATCGGTATCGGTTTTAAAGGATGCCTTATCAAATATATTGCTGGGTATCAACAGCTCGCGCGGTGCTTTGTTGATCACTACCAAACATGGCCAGGCTGGGGCGCCCCGCATTTCGTTTACGGCCGAAGCAGGTTCGCAGCACCCTCTTGATCTGCCGAAACCGTTGCCGGCCTACCAGTATGCTTATTTATATAACGAGGCGCTGCAAAACGACGGTAAGCCAACCATTTACAGCGCCGATGACTTTAACGCTTATCGCAACCATACCGATCCTGCTCATCACCCGGACGTAAATTGGTTTAACACCTTGCTGCGTAACAGTTCGCCAATAAGCAGCTACAAACTGAATGTTAACGGCGGCAGCAGCGTAGCGCAGTACAGTGTTTCATTAAACTATATGGATCAGCAGGGCATGTTTAAAACCTCGCCGGCTGCAACTTATAATACCAATAACGAACTTAGCCGCTACATTATCAATTCGGATCTGAGTGTAAACGTTACCAAAAAGTTTACGGTTGATTTGCAATTGTTTGGCCGTATTCAACAGGCCACCCAGCCGGGAACAGGCTACTCGGGCATCCTGAACACCTTGTACAATACGCCAAACAACGCCTACCCGGTTTATAACCCTAACGGATCATTCGGCGGTACTACGTTGTTTACCAATAACCTGTTGTCGCAATCGCAGTTTTCGGGCTACCAGCGCACCAACAGTAACGATGTAATGGCCAACCTCGATCTTAATTACGATTTAAGCAGCGTAACAAAAGGCCTCTCCGTAAAACTAAAGGGCAACCTGGCATTTGAATCGCAGGGCCTGGTAAACCGGTCGTTGCAAAACAATACCTATTTGCTTAACAAGGATAGTTCGTACTCGGCTGTAGGTACACCAATATCGCAATCAAACGGCTTTGCCACGGTATCAAGCGCCCGTTATTCTTTTGCGCAGGCCGCTTTAAATTACGAGAGGCAGTTTGGAAAAGGCACCGTAAGCGGCATGTTGTTGTATGATACCCGGTCGGTTGTATTAAACTATGACTTATCTGGTGTTACCACCAACAGGGCAGCCAAACTGGGCTACAACTACGATGGAAAATATTTTATTGAAGCATCGGCCAACAGCAGCGGCTACAATAGGTATCCGCCTGGTAACCAGTATGGCATGTTTTACGCCGTTGGCTTAGGCTGGCAAATGGGGCAGGAACGTTTTATAAAAGATATTAGCTGGATAAGTTCATGGAAATGGCGTGCCACTTATGGCAAAACCGGCAATGCCAATGTTGATAATTTTGGTTACTACAACTTTTTGCAAACATATGGTACGTCAATCGGCTATCCTTATACACTGGGTACTGCCCGCAGCGTAATTCAAAGCTATAATGAAAATACCCTGGCTAACCCTTACATCCGTTGGGAAAACGCCAAAAAGCTGGATATTGGTACCGATATATCCCTGTTTAAAGATCACTTTAAAATTACTGCCGATTACTTTCACGACAGGTACTATGACCTGTTACAAACCCGCGGCAATAGCATAGCCTTGTTAGGAACTACCTACTCGGCCGAGAATATTGGCGTGAAGCTGTATAAAGGTACCGAGCTTACCTTAACCTACCAGGATCACGCCGGTAATTTAAACTACTTTTTAACGGCTAATGCAACGCGCCAAACATCAACCAATGTATTCAGCGATGAAGAGCCCGCGCCATATCCATGGTTAAGGCACACCGGCTTATCAAACGACGTAATATTTGGCTATACTGCTTTAGGTTTCTTTAAAAACGCGCAGGATGCAGCCACCAGCGCCACCACGGTTGGTTACACGCCACAGGCCGGAGATGTGAAGTATAAAGACCTTAACGGCGACCACGTGATTAACCAGTTTGATCAATCGGCCATAGCCAATACCAAACCTTTAATTTATTACGGCTTATCATTTGGTGTTAACTATAAAGGTTTCAGTGTAAGCGTAATTATGCAGGGCGTTACCAACCACCAGATTATTTACAACAACAACCTGGTAAACGGCTTTGCCGGCCTTGGTCAGTTTGGCAACATTTACCAGGGACAGGGCTATGACGCCCTAACCGGAAGGTGGACACCAGAAACAGCCGATATAGCTACCCTGCCGCGCTTATCATCAACCGGCAATGTTAACAATGGTTTGCTATCAACACTGTACATCCGGTCGGCAAATTACATGAGGCTTAAAAATGCCGAGGTAGGCTACAGCCTGCCGCTGGAGTGGGCACGCAAACTAAGGTTATCGGGCATCAGGGTATTTGCCAATGGCGAAAACCTGTACACATTTTACGGCTACAAGGGTGTGGATCCGGAAGTGTATGGTTTGGCGTACCCCATACAGCGCGTGTTTAATGCAGGTATAAACATTAAGCTTTAA
- a CDS encoding DUF5004 domain-containing protein yields MKKNNIMQQCGFLLVAIAAILMTSCKAEKVLPVKESIKDITGSWQVIRATRNGTELTTLIDFTKFRVNFKDGGYTIENPLPFLVNANGKFSLDDPEYPFKITFTATGGTAVSTPFNYPIVNGKRQLSITFSPGCPNNSYVYVLQKVN; encoded by the coding sequence ATGAAAAAGAATAATATAATGCAACAGTGCGGCTTTTTGCTGGTAGCGATAGCGGCTATTTTGATGACATCATGCAAAGCCGAAAAGGTATTGCCGGTAAAAGAATCTATCAAAGATATCACGGGCAGCTGGCAGGTGATCAGGGCAACACGTAACGGCACCGAACTTACAACCCTTATCGATTTTACCAAATTCAGGGTAAACTTTAAAGATGGCGGCTACACCATTGAAAACCCGCTGCCTTTTTTGGTAAACGCCAACGGCAAATTCTCGCTCGATGATCCGGAATATCCGTTTAAAATAACGTTTACGGCAACCGGTGGTACTGCTGTATCAACACCATTCAATTATCCTATTGTGAATGGTAAAAGGCAGCTGAGTATCACTTTTAGCCCAGGTTGCCCAAACAACAGCTATGTATACGTACTGCAAAAAGTTAACTAA